In the genome of Vanacampus margaritifer isolate UIUO_Vmar chromosome 1, RoL_Vmar_1.0, whole genome shotgun sequence, one region contains:
- the tmem201 gene encoding transmembrane protein 201, protein MDAFKDLLQLYPQVLCSATAFVAGGALIYKLANRQKPLNATVNCWFCNQNTVVPFGNRNCWDCPSCDQYNGFQDNGDYNKPIPAQYTEDLNHGVFGSIPTQVTLGTTQWVNSKMLLCRKCNHNQSTKIKLLASFIPKDDENYDEEIDHYKCHLEEHYKLCRPCQAAVDYYIKYQNRQLRSVLLSNHLRQTRESLKGFIKGSLSASFPLAVVLLRCLSFLICAFLLAMSFSADRQTSNGGLNSLQPGGHNVSAGNNGSDGVAQAWHNLIEHFPVPLVEYAKLSWLFGQAHQMAVACVGLSSCLIGLLLAGAARLRRIDIVSSVLWFLVLCCHLLAVYVEDDVSSWTATHVTTVLCCLVSFAAAVATRNPLGQRRGRYRRNLPDSSMRSLSNQPALLTPEMIRSFIPSPPPNISKLINQQNTPPKPKGSLSTLPRRLKNALCLGTISAFTMTDSGYLFSGSRPASVYKDSPPSDYFSMKSWSRPSSPGLSPTPSLDGSATSSSGSDRQIRPLISPARLNLGGPKHKLYSGKTQSTFKSPLVSSSHVLHSDQTSVYSGRISPDIQRFPSQSDLTSIHEDSCVKENESSTSGSLTSLVGMTTGLPENRTTSQNTTRRVWMVLLFVSLSANLLFASLWMSYNWR, encoded by the exons ATGGATGCCTTCAAAGACCTTCTGCAACTATATCCTCAAGTGTTGTGCAGCGCTACAGCTTTTGTGGCGGGCGGCGCGCTCATCTACAAGCTAGCTAACAG GCAAAAGCCCCTGAATGCTACGGTGAACTGCTGGTTCTGTAATCAGAACACAGTAGTTCCATTTGGCAACAGAAACTGTTGGGACTGCCCCAGCTGTGACCAGTACAATGGTTTTCAGGAT AATGGGGACTACAACAAGCCAATTCCGGCCCAGTACACAGAAGATCTGAACCATGGAGTGTTTGGCAGCATTCCTACTCAAGTGACTCTTGGTACCACACAGTGGGTGAACTCCAAGATGCTTCTTTGCAGGAAGTGCAATCACAACCAATCAACTAAGATCAAGCTACTGGCTTCTTTCATACCAAAGGATGat GAGAACTACGATGAAGAGATTGACCATTACAAGTGTCACTTGGAGGAGCACTATAAACTGTGCAGGCCGTGTCAGGCAGCTGTGGACTATTACATCAAATATCAGAATCGCCAACTTAGGTCTGTGCTGCTCAGCAATCATCTTAGACAAACGCGAGAGTCGCTGAAGGGCTTCATAAAG GGCTCCCTCTCTGCGTCCTTTCCTCTGGCGGTTGTTCTGCTCAGATGCCTCTCCTTCCTCATCTGTGCTTTCCTGCTCGCTATGTCTTTCTCGGCCGACCGGCAGACGTCAAATGGAGGACTGAATTCTCTCCAACCTGGCGGCCATAATGTGTCGGCCGGCAACAATGGCAGCGATGGAGTCGCACAGGCATGGCACAACCTGATCGAGCACTTCCCAGTTCCACTTGTAGAGTACGCTAAGCTCTCGTGGCTCTTCGGACAAGCTCATCAGATGGCAGTCGCTTGTGTCGGCCTGTCATCGTGTCTCATTGGTCTGCTGTTGGCAGGAGCCGCCAG GTTGAGGAGAATCGACATAGTGTCTTCAGTGCTGTGGTTCTTGGTGTtgtgctgtcacctgctggcagtGTACGTTGAGGATGATGTGTCCAGCTGGACTGCCACGCATGTCACCACGGTACTCTGTTGCCTGGTCAGCTTTGCTGCCGCCGTAGCGACACGCAACCCTCTAGGTCAACGAAGAGGCAGATATCGAAG AAACCTCCCGGATTCCTCCATGCGCTCCCTAAGCAACCAGCCCGCTTTGCTTACTCCTGAAATGATCCGCTCCTTCATCCCCTCACCTCCTCCCAACATCTCCAAGCTCATAAACCAGCAAAACACTCCCCCGAAACCCAAGGGCTCGCTCTCCACTCTGCCGCGCCGTCTCAAGAACGCCCTCTGCCTTGGCACCATCTCCGCCTTCACCATGACAG ATTCCGGCTACTTGTTCAGTGGAAGCAGACCAGCCTCAGTCTACAAAGACTCCCCTCCCTCAG ACTACTTCTCAATGAAGTCATGGAGTCGACCGTCATCGCCCGGGCTCTCGCCGACTCCCTCACTGGATGGCTCCGCGACGTCCAGCTCGGGTTCGGACAGACAGATCCGCCCTCTCATCAGCCCGGCGCGTCTCAACCTCGGCGGCCCCAAGCACAAGTTGTACTCCGGCAAGACACAGTCCACTTTCAAGTCCCCACTAGTGTCCTCGTCACATGTGCTCCACTCGGACCAGACCTCCGTTTACAGTGGTCGCATTTCACCAGACATACAGCGTTTCCCCAGCCAGAGTG ATTTGACTTCAATACATGAAGACAGCTGTGTGAAGGAGAACGAGAGCAGCACGTCTGGGTCTTTAACTTCACTGGTTGGCATGACGACAGGGTTGCCAGAGAACAGAACCACCTCACAAA ATACGACACGGCGGGTTTGGATGGTGCTTTTATTCGTCAGCCTGAGCGCCAACCTGCTGTTTGCCTCTCTCTGGATGTCCTACAACTGGAGATGA
- the LOC144060717 gene encoding forkhead box protein L2-like yields MVDKSPPDTSSSSTRPEPQVAGVDKKNRWAKRPPYSYAALIAMAINESAAKRETLSGIYHYITSKFPFYQNNEKGWKNSIRHNLSTHEFFVKAPMESWEAKRGGYWMLDRAFEDIFEEGKFRRRRRRRRTVRTQSNLTSSTHPNQPTPHVCSMWTMCQPVSPQPSFYTAPPFLYRNHAASISIGSPPVSPYSTPTYFPVYHQQPVRVPQDGYQYCVPRPLVNSNLVTSSWEGVFDFTTTGGNVEPLEQ; encoded by the coding sequence ATGGTTGACAAATCTCCACCAGACACCAGCTCCAGCTCGACTCGGCCCGAGCCCCAAGTTGCCGGGGTCGATAAGAAAAACCGCTGGGCGAAGAGGCCGCCTTATTCGTATGCGGCTCTCATCGCCATGGCCATTAACGAGAGCGCGGCCAAGAGGGAAACTCTCAGCGGCATCTACCATTACATCACCTCCAAGTTCCCCTTTTATCAGAACAACGAAAAAGGGTGGAAAAACAGCATCCGACATAATTTGTCCACGCACGAGTTTTTCGTCAAGGCGCCAATGGAAAGCTGGGAGGCCAAGAGGGGCGGCTACTGGATGCTGGACCGCGCTTTTGAGGACATATTTGAGGAGGGCAAGTTCCGGCGTcggcgtcgtcgtcgtcgcacGGTGAGAACCCAAAGTAACCTGACGAGTTCGACCCACCCGAACCAACCGACGCCGCACGTGTGCTCCATGTGGACCATGTGCCAGCCCGTCTCGCCACAGCCGAGCTTCTACACCGCGCCTCCGTTTCTCTACCGCAACCACGCCGCCAGCATCAGCATTGGCTCCCCTCCGGTGAGCCCCTACTCCACGCCGACGTACTTCCCCGTCTACCATCAGCAGCCGGTTCGGGTGCCACAGGACGGGTACCAGTACTGCGTCCCAAGACCGCTGGTGAACTCCAACTTGGTCACCAGCTCCTGGGAGGGAGTCTTCGACTTCACCACCACAGGGGGAAACGTCGAGCCATTGGAGCAGTAA
- the LOC144058104 gene encoding carbohydrate sulfotransferase 11-like isoform X1, giving the protein MSMPRGGRLFLATCLGSLVVLVLYFQSVGKPEPSVGTGSRPEKSRRSPLQTLYSGDQQLQLSADQKTLHGRRELLEQACLSHTKKRRVLSPEDLKHLIVDDKHSLIYCYVPKVACTNWKRVLMVLTSGGRYTQPLAIPANEAHVAGKLRTLSEFSVPEINRRLRSYLKFVFVREPFERLVSAYRNKFTRSYNTAFHKRYGTKIVRRHRTNPDPEALEKGSDVSFHEFVQYLVDPRTQREEPFNEHWERVHSLCHPCLIHYDVVGKYETLEPDAHAVLSLAGVEGTVQFPTSGKSTRTDGHMAARFFKHISPFYQKRLFNLYRMDFLLFNYSTPEYLRT; this is encoded by the exons AACCCAGTGTTGGGACCGGCAGCAGACCAGAGAAAAGCAGGAGAAGTCCACTGCAGACCCTCTATAGTGGAGACCAG CAGCTGCAGCTGTCGGCTGATCAGAAAACGCTTCATGGTCGCAGGGAGCTGCTGGAGCAGGCTTGTCTGAGCCATACCAAGAAGCGGCGGGTCCTTTCTCCAGAAGATCTCAAGCACCTCATTGTGGACGACAAGCACAGCCTCATTTACTGCTACGTACCCAAG GTCGCTTGCACCAACTGGAAGCGCGTCCTCATGGTCCTGACCAGCGGCGGCCGCTACACTCAACCCCTCGCCATCCCCGCCAATGAGGCCCACGTAGCGGGCAAGCTGCGCACGCTGTCCGAGTTCTCGGTCCCCGAGATCAACCGCCGCCTCCGCAGCTACCTCAAGTTCGTGTTCGTGAGGGAGCCTTTCGAGCGCCTGGTGTCGGCGTACCGCAACAAGTTCACGCGCAGCTACAACACAGCTTTCCACAAACGCTACGGGACCAAGATCGTCCGGCGGCACCGGACTAACCCGGACCCGGAGGCTCTGGAGAAAGGGAGCGACGTGTCTTTCCACGAGTTTGTCCAGTATCTGGTTGACCCTCGGACCCAACGTGAGGAGCCTTTCAATGAGCACTGGGAGAGGGTGCACTCGCTCTGCCATCCGTGTCTGATCCACTACGACGTGGTGGGCAAGTACGAGACGCTGGAGCCGGAtgcccacgccgtgctctcgttgGCGGGGGTGGAAGGCACGGTTCAGTTCCCAACGTCCGGTAAAAGCACCAGGACGGATGGACACATGGCGGCACGCTTCTTTAAACACATTAGTCCCTTTTACCAAAAGAGACTGTTCAACCTCTATCGTATGGACTTCTTGCTCTTCAACTACTCGACTCCGGAGTATCTGAGAACTTGA
- the LOC144058104 gene encoding carbohydrate sulfotransferase 11-like isoform X3 — MEEKFLQLQLSADQKTLHGRRELLEQACLSHTKKRRVLSPEDLKHLIVDDKHSLIYCYVPKVACTNWKRVLMVLTSGGRYTQPLAIPANEAHVAGKLRTLSEFSVPEINRRLRSYLKFVFVREPFERLVSAYRNKFTRSYNTAFHKRYGTKIVRRHRTNPDPEALEKGSDVSFHEFVQYLVDPRTQREEPFNEHWERVHSLCHPCLIHYDVVGKYETLEPDAHAVLSLAGVEGTVQFPTSGKSTRTDGHMAARFFKHISPFYQKRLFNLYRMDFLLFNYSTPEYLRT, encoded by the exons ATGGAGGAAaagtttttg CAGCTGCAGCTGTCGGCTGATCAGAAAACGCTTCATGGTCGCAGGGAGCTGCTGGAGCAGGCTTGTCTGAGCCATACCAAGAAGCGGCGGGTCCTTTCTCCAGAAGATCTCAAGCACCTCATTGTGGACGACAAGCACAGCCTCATTTACTGCTACGTACCCAAG GTCGCTTGCACCAACTGGAAGCGCGTCCTCATGGTCCTGACCAGCGGCGGCCGCTACACTCAACCCCTCGCCATCCCCGCCAATGAGGCCCACGTAGCGGGCAAGCTGCGCACGCTGTCCGAGTTCTCGGTCCCCGAGATCAACCGCCGCCTCCGCAGCTACCTCAAGTTCGTGTTCGTGAGGGAGCCTTTCGAGCGCCTGGTGTCGGCGTACCGCAACAAGTTCACGCGCAGCTACAACACAGCTTTCCACAAACGCTACGGGACCAAGATCGTCCGGCGGCACCGGACTAACCCGGACCCGGAGGCTCTGGAGAAAGGGAGCGACGTGTCTTTCCACGAGTTTGTCCAGTATCTGGTTGACCCTCGGACCCAACGTGAGGAGCCTTTCAATGAGCACTGGGAGAGGGTGCACTCGCTCTGCCATCCGTGTCTGATCCACTACGACGTGGTGGGCAAGTACGAGACGCTGGAGCCGGAtgcccacgccgtgctctcgttgGCGGGGGTGGAAGGCACGGTTCAGTTCCCAACGTCCGGTAAAAGCACCAGGACGGATGGACACATGGCGGCACGCTTCTTTAAACACATTAGTCCCTTTTACCAAAAGAGACTGTTCAACCTCTATCGTATGGACTTCTTGCTCTTCAACTACTCGACTCCGGAGTATCTGAGAACTTGA
- the LOC144058104 gene encoding carbohydrate sulfotransferase 11-like isoform X2, whose product MSMPRGGRLFLATCLGSLVVLVLYFQSVGKPEPSVGTGSRPEKSRRSPLQTLYSGDQLQLSADQKTLHGRRELLEQACLSHTKKRRVLSPEDLKHLIVDDKHSLIYCYVPKVACTNWKRVLMVLTSGGRYTQPLAIPANEAHVAGKLRTLSEFSVPEINRRLRSYLKFVFVREPFERLVSAYRNKFTRSYNTAFHKRYGTKIVRRHRTNPDPEALEKGSDVSFHEFVQYLVDPRTQREEPFNEHWERVHSLCHPCLIHYDVVGKYETLEPDAHAVLSLAGVEGTVQFPTSGKSTRTDGHMAARFFKHISPFYQKRLFNLYRMDFLLFNYSTPEYLRT is encoded by the exons AACCCAGTGTTGGGACCGGCAGCAGACCAGAGAAAAGCAGGAGAAGTCCACTGCAGACCCTCTATAGTGGAGACCAG CTGCAGCTGTCGGCTGATCAGAAAACGCTTCATGGTCGCAGGGAGCTGCTGGAGCAGGCTTGTCTGAGCCATACCAAGAAGCGGCGGGTCCTTTCTCCAGAAGATCTCAAGCACCTCATTGTGGACGACAAGCACAGCCTCATTTACTGCTACGTACCCAAG GTCGCTTGCACCAACTGGAAGCGCGTCCTCATGGTCCTGACCAGCGGCGGCCGCTACACTCAACCCCTCGCCATCCCCGCCAATGAGGCCCACGTAGCGGGCAAGCTGCGCACGCTGTCCGAGTTCTCGGTCCCCGAGATCAACCGCCGCCTCCGCAGCTACCTCAAGTTCGTGTTCGTGAGGGAGCCTTTCGAGCGCCTGGTGTCGGCGTACCGCAACAAGTTCACGCGCAGCTACAACACAGCTTTCCACAAACGCTACGGGACCAAGATCGTCCGGCGGCACCGGACTAACCCGGACCCGGAGGCTCTGGAGAAAGGGAGCGACGTGTCTTTCCACGAGTTTGTCCAGTATCTGGTTGACCCTCGGACCCAACGTGAGGAGCCTTTCAATGAGCACTGGGAGAGGGTGCACTCGCTCTGCCATCCGTGTCTGATCCACTACGACGTGGTGGGCAAGTACGAGACGCTGGAGCCGGAtgcccacgccgtgctctcgttgGCGGGGGTGGAAGGCACGGTTCAGTTCCCAACGTCCGGTAAAAGCACCAGGACGGATGGACACATGGCGGCACGCTTCTTTAAACACATTAGTCCCTTTTACCAAAAGAGACTGTTCAACCTCTATCGTATGGACTTCTTGCTCTTCAACTACTCGACTCCGGAGTATCTGAGAACTTGA